The DNA region TGTGCGACAGCCACCCCCTGGACGAACCCCTCCAGGCCCTGCGCCTGCGCGCCCTGCGGGACGTCGGACGCCCCGCCGAGGCACTCGCGGCGTACGAGGACGTACGCCGCACCCTCGCCGACCGCCTCGGCGCCGACCCCGGCCCTGAACTTCGGGCTCTGCATGGGGAGTTGCTTCGGCCTGGGGCGGGGGCGTTCGGTGATGGGGTGGGTGCGGCCGGTTCCGGTGGTGAGAGTCCGGGGGTGGGTGCCGGCTCAGCGGTGGGCGTCCGTGGTGGTGCGGAGACGGGCTTCGATCGCGGTGGCCCCAGCGGTCTCGTCGGTCCGGGCGCCCGCCCCACCCGGCCTGCCCCCGGCAACCTCCGCGCCCGCCTCACCTCCTTCGTCGGGCGTACCGGCGACATCGACGCCATCCGGGACGACCTGGGCCGGGCGCGGCTCGTGACCCTGACCGGGCCCGGCGGCGCCGGCAAGACCCGGCTGTCGCAGGAAGCCGCGGAGGCCGTCGCGGACGCCTCCCCCGACGGGGTGTGGCTCGCCGAACTCGCGCCCGTGGACGACCCGGACGACGTACCGGAAGCCGTCCTCACCGCCCTCGGCGCCCGCGAGTCGGTGCTGCGCGGCGCGGGCGCCGAAGAACTGCGCGCCGCCGCCGAGCGGCACGCCGACGACCCGGTCGTACGCCTCACCGAGCACTGCGCTCCGCTCCGCATGCTGCTCGTCCTCGACAACTGCGAGCACGTCATCGACGCCGCCGCCCGCCTCACGGATCGGCTCCTCGCGGAGTGCCCGGGGCTCACCGTCCTCGCCACCAGCCGCGAACCCCTCGGCGTACCGGGCGAGTTGGTCCGCCCCGTCGAACCCCTGCCGGAACCCTTCGCCCTGCGCCTCCTCGCTGACCGCGGCGCCGCCGCCCGGCCCGGCTTCCGCATCGACGACGACGCCCGCGCCGCCGCCGAGATCTGCCACCGCCTCGACGGCTTGCCCCTCGCCATCGAACTGGCCGCGGCCCGGCTGCGGATGCTCACCCCGCGCCAGATCGCCGACCGCCTCGACGACCGCTTCCGGCTCCTGACCAGCGGCTCCCGCACCGTCCTTCCGCGCCAGCAGACCCTCCGTGCCGTCGTGGACTGGTCCTGGGACCTCCTCGACCCCGCCGAACGCGCCGTCCTGCGCCGCCTCTCGGTCTTCGCGGGCGGCTGCGACCTCGCCGCCGCCGAAGCCGTCTGCGTGGGGGAGGAAGCAGGGGGTGGTGGGGTGCGTGGTGATTTCGGAGGGTCCGGTGGTGAGGGCGCGGGGGGTGCGCGCTGTCGTGTGGAGCGTCGTGACGTCGCCGGCATTCTCGGCTCCCTCGTCGACAAGTCCCTCGTCGTCGCCGCCCCCGCCGCCCACGACGACGTGATGCGCTACCGGCTCCTTGAGACCGTCTCCGAGTACGCCGCCGAGCGGCTCGACGAGGCGGGGGAGCGGGCCGGGGTGACCCGGGCGCACCTCGTCCACTTCCGCGAGTTCGCCCGTGTCACCGACCCGGCGCTGCGGCGCCGCGGGCAGCGCGAGGCCATCGCCGCGTTCGAGGCGGAGTACGAGAACCTGCGCACCGCGCTGCGCCACGCCGTCGCCGCGCGCGACGAGCAGGAGGCGCTGTGCCTCGTCCTGTCCCTGTCGTGGTTCTGGCTGATCCGCGATCTGCGGCAGGAGGTGCGGAACTGGTCCCGGGAGGTCATCGCCCTCGGCCCCGACCCCTTCGCGGGCCCCGTCACGCCCGCCGCGCCGCTGTACGGGCGCTGCACCGACGTCCCGCCCCCGCTGACGGGCGAACTCCTCCAGGAGGCGCGCCGCGGTGTGCACCTCATCCAGCTGTCCTGCATGGACATGGACCCGGTGGGCTGGCACACCCCGGACGCCGACCGGAAGCTGCGCGCGATCCGGGACACCTACCGGCCCGGCCTGCCGCAGACCTGCCGGAGCCCGGGAAACCTGTGGTTCTTCGCCGTCCTGATGACGGGGGACGTCGACCGGCTGCACGACGCCGTCGACGCGACCGTCGCCGCCTGCCGCGATCTCGGCCTCGACTGGGAGCTGGCCGCCGCCCTCCAGCAGCGCGCCAACATCCTCGCCAACCGCGCCGACTGGGCGGGGGACGCCGTCACCGACGCGGACGAGGCCCTGGAGATCTGTACCCGCATCGGTGACTCCTTCGGCGCGGCCGAGGCGCTGTCGTCGCGCGGCGAGGCCCATGAGCGGCGCGGGGAGTACCTGCTAGCGGCCGACGACTTCCAGGCCGCGATGGACCACGCGGGGGAGGTCGGCGCGCGGGCCCAGGTGTCGCTGCTGACCGCCCGGCTCGGCACCGCCCTCATCGAGGCGGGCCAGGAAGAGCGCGGCGAGGTCCTGCTGCGGCAGGTGATCGACGACAGCGGCAGCCGGCTGAACGGGGCGCTGCCCGCCGCCAGGCTCTTCCTCGTCGGCCTGCTCGGGCGGACCGGCCGCGTCCGCGAGGCACGCGAGCAACTGGTGACCCTGCGCGAGGAGTTCGCGGTCTTCGGCTTCGCCCTCTTCGAGGGCTTCCTACTCGGCTCGCACGCCTGGCTCGACACCCTCGACGGCCGGTACGAGCGCGGGCTCGGCCATGCCCTCGAGGCCGTCGAGCGGGCCGCCGAGCCCTTGGCGCAGATCGTCGCCCCGCAGCTGCTCTCCGTCCATCTGGCGACCGCGGCCCGCGCCCTCGCCTCCCACGACCCCGGTCGCGCGGCGGACGCCGCCCGGCTCCTCGCGGTGGCCGACGCCCGGCTGCCGTCCGGCCATGTCCCCGTCGCCATGGAGCGGGAGGTCCGCGCCGCCGCCGAGCGGACGGTCCGCGCGGTGCTCGGCGACGCGGGCTACACCGCCGCGTACGCCGAGGGCGACGGCCTCTCCTGGGAGGAGGCCGTCGCCTCGGCGGGGCTGTGAGCACGCGCCGCGCCCGGGCGCGACGTCCGCGTCACGTCTTGGTGCGGAACTTGTGGATCGCGATCGGCGCCATCACGCCGGTCAGGACCACCGACCAGATGAGCGTCACCCACACGTCGTGGGCGACCGGCGTGTCGCCGTTCATCAGGCCGCGGGCGGCGTCGGCGAGCGACGACAGCGGGTT from Streptomyces flavofungini includes:
- a CDS encoding AfsR/SARP family transcriptional regulator, which translates into the protein MRYRVLGVTRALRPDGTTVPVGGARLRALLAALALRPGRGIPAAVLVDQVWGGAPPADAPAALQALVGRLRRALGASAVASADGGYQLCAAPDDVDAHRFERLVGEGTRALADGDPAKAAALLDDALGLWHGDAFTDLPDHTAEATRWSARRLDALRARLTAALALGQAESALPELAALCDSHPLDEPLQALRLRALRDVGRPAEALAAYEDVRRTLADRLGADPGPELRALHGELLRPGAGAFGDGVGAAGSGGESPGVGAGSAVGVRGGAETGFDRGGPSGLVGPGARPTRPAPGNLRARLTSFVGRTGDIDAIRDDLGRARLVTLTGPGGAGKTRLSQEAAEAVADASPDGVWLAELAPVDDPDDVPEAVLTALGARESVLRGAGAEELRAAAERHADDPVVRLTEHCAPLRMLLVLDNCEHVIDAAARLTDRLLAECPGLTVLATSREPLGVPGELVRPVEPLPEPFALRLLADRGAAARPGFRIDDDARAAAEICHRLDGLPLAIELAAARLRMLTPRQIADRLDDRFRLLTSGSRTVLPRQQTLRAVVDWSWDLLDPAERAVLRRLSVFAGGCDLAAAEAVCVGEEAGGGGVRGDFGGSGGEGAGGARCRVERRDVAGILGSLVDKSLVVAAPAAHDDVMRYRLLETVSEYAAERLDEAGERAGVTRAHLVHFREFARVTDPALRRRGQREAIAAFEAEYENLRTALRHAVAARDEQEALCLVLSLSWFWLIRDLRQEVRNWSREVIALGPDPFAGPVTPAAPLYGRCTDVPPPLTGELLQEARRGVHLIQLSCMDMDPVGWHTPDADRKLRAIRDTYRPGLPQTCRSPGNLWFFAVLMTGDVDRLHDAVDATVAACRDLGLDWELAAALQQRANILANRADWAGDAVTDADEALEICTRIGDSFGAAEALSSRGEAHERRGEYLLAADDFQAAMDHAGEVGARAQVSLLTARLGTALIEAGQEERGEVLLRQVIDDSGSRLNGALPAARLFLVGLLGRTGRVREAREQLVTLREEFAVFGFALFEGFLLGSHAWLDTLDGRYERGLGHALEAVERAAEPLAQIVAPQLLSVHLATAARALASHDPGRAADAARLLAVADARLPSGHVPVAMEREVRAAAERTVRAVLGDAGYTAAYAEGDGLSWEEAVASAGL